The region AAGCTCCGCCGATCCTGTGGGGCGAAATGCGCTCTCCGCTGGGGCCGCTTTTCGCTGCCGTGACCCCGCGCGGCCTCTGGGCACTCGAGTTCGGAAGGCCGAAGCCGTCGTTTCTGGCCCGACTCGGTTCGCGCGCCCGGGTAAAGAACGATCCGCGCGCGGTCGCGCCGATCCTGGCGCAACTGCGCGATTATTTCCGGGGCCGGCGCACGCGCTTCGACGTCGCCGTCGACCTGACGGAGCTGACGTCTTTTCAGAGGCGGGTTCTGGAGGTCACATGCCGGATCGCCCCGGGCGAGGTGCGGACCTACCAGGAGGTTGCGCGCGCGCTGGGAAAGCCGCGAGCGAGCAGACCCGTGGGCCAGGCGCTCGCGCGCAACCCGGTGCCGATCGTCATCCCCTGCCACCGGGTTCTCGGCAGCAACGGCTCGCTGTGCGGCTACAGCGGCGGTGCGGGCCTCGCCGCCAAACGCTGGCTTCTCCGACTGGAAGGTGCCTTGTAGGTGCCGCGCTCCGCCTCGCGCTCGACGCGGTACGGCGCCCCGCTGCCCGCTATCTGGGCAGCCCTGATTTCAGTCTACCTGATCTGGGGCTCGACCTACCTCGCGATCCGTTTCGCGGTCGAGACCGCGCCTCCTTTCTTGATGGCGGCTGCGCGCTTTCTTGTGTCCGGCGGAGCGCTGTACGCGTGGCGACGTCTGCGCGGCGATCCCGCGCCGCGAGCCCGCGAGTGGGTCAACGCCGGCATCATCGGCCTCTTTCTTCTCGTCGGCGGCAACGGAGGCGTTGTCTGGGCGGAACAATTCGTGGAGTCCGGCCTCGCGGCCCTCGTGGTCTCGACCGTGCCGCTGTGGCTCGTCCTGCTGGACGCCTTCCGGCCGCGGGGCAGGTGGCCGCGGGCGGTCGCCGCCGCAGGCGTCCTCTTGGGCTTCGGCGGTGTCGCATTGCTCGTCGGCGCGCCGGAGAGTCCGGCCTCGGACGCGAGCGCGGCGGGATCGACCGTTCTCGTGCTCGCGTCGCTGCTCTGGGCGGCCGGCTCGCTCTATGGCAGGAACGCCGAG is a window of Candidatus Zixiibacteriota bacterium DNA encoding:
- a CDS encoding methylated-DNA--[protein]-cysteine S-methyltransferase, which codes for MEKRSYDRDRAVGEALRSVLRTPPREALSRSRDRIEQWFSREAPPILWGEMRSPLGPLFAAVTPRGLWALEFGRPKPSFLARLGSRARVKNDPRAVAPILAQLRDYFRGRRTRFDVAVDLTELTSFQRRVLEVTCRIAPGEVRTYQEVARALGKPRASRPVGQALARNPVPIVIPCHRVLGSNGSLCGYSGGAGLAAKRWLLRLEGAL
- a CDS encoding EamA family transporter, producing the protein MPRSASRSTRYGAPLPAIWAALISVYLIWGSTYLAIRFAVETAPPFLMAAARFLVSGGALYAWRRLRGDPAPRAREWVNAGIIGLFLLVGGNGGVVWAEQFVESGLAALVVSTVPLWLVLLDAFRPRGRWPRAVAAAGVLLGFGGVALLVGAPESPASDASAAGSTVLVLASLLWAAGSLYGRNAELPASPLLGTAMEMLTGGVALALLSMALGEWNSFDAASVSARSAWALLYLTVVGSSAFVAYVWLLRVAPTPLVATYAYVNPLVAVLLGHFLAAEPLGARTLLAGALIIGSVILVSLPAATRRGP